From Saprospiraceae bacterium, one genomic window encodes:
- the fabD gene encoding ACP S-malonyltransferase, which produces MNNQAFIFPGQASQFVGMGKDLYENDPKSKSMFDLADEFLGYKISEVMFSGNEEQLKQTSITQPSVFLHSIISLRSKANELLPSAVAGHSLGEISALVAAGVIDFLDGLALVKTRAEAMQLACDQNPGSMAAIVGLTDEQIEEICHGITEEIVIPANYNCPGQLVISGSLAGLKLAEAKLMEAGAKRFILLQVGGAFHSPLMEPAKKQLETAIHQLNFKTPSCPVYQNVDARPHSDPETIKANLISQLTAPVRWTQIMQNMISDGISSFVEVGGNGTVLSGFLKRIDRNIPVSTL; this is translated from the coding sequence ATGAATAATCAGGCTTTTATTTTTCCAGGCCAGGCAAGTCAGTTTGTAGGCATGGGAAAAGATCTTTATGAAAATGACCCGAAGTCCAAAAGCATGTTTGACTTGGCAGACGAGTTTTTAGGCTATAAAATAAGCGAAGTGATGTTTTCAGGCAACGAAGAGCAACTGAAACAAACCAGTATTACCCAGCCCTCCGTTTTTCTTCACTCCATTATTTCGCTCAGATCAAAGGCAAATGAGCTTTTGCCGTCTGCGGTGGCCGGACACTCTTTGGGAGAAATTTCTGCATTGGTCGCAGCTGGAGTGATTGACTTTTTAGATGGTTTAGCCCTCGTAAAGACCAGAGCAGAAGCAATGCAATTGGCCTGCGATCAAAATCCTGGATCCATGGCAGCCATTGTCGGCTTGACAGACGAACAAATCGAGGAAATTTGCCATGGGATTACAGAAGAAATAGTGATTCCAGCCAATTACAACTGTCCCGGACAATTGGTCATATCTGGTAGTTTGGCTGGCCTGAAGTTGGCAGAGGCAAAACTAATGGAGGCTGGTGCCAAACGGTTTATATTGCTTCAGGTGGGCGGGGCCTTCCATTCTCCATTGATGGAACCGGCCAAAAAACAATTGGAAACAGCCATCCACCAGTTAAATTTCAAAACTCCCTCCTGCCCGGTTTATCAAAATGTTGACGCCAGACCACATTCAGATCCGGAAACCATAAAAGCCAATCTGATCAGCCAACTTACTGCTCCTGTCAGATGGACGCAGATTATGCAAAATATGATTTCAGATGGCATAAGTTCATTTGTTGAGGTGGGAGGAAACGGTACTGTTCTTTCAGGTTTTTTAAAAAGAATTGATCGCAATATCCCGGTAAGTACTTTATGA
- a CDS encoding response regulator transcription factor — MKIKTIIVDDEPLAVEILEAYVQKIPELELVATCNNAIEANQILAKHKIELMFLDIEMPVMRGTDFLKTLDDAPKVIFTTAYPEFAVEGFELNALDYLLKPISFERFVKSVNKAIKSFDQTTEPAKVVEGKPEFIFVKADKRLVKVNFDEILFVEGLKDYVIIRTEQNKIITLQTMKSLEEKLPTQTFLRIHRSYIINLDRIHALATGSVEILEKGQIKNIPVGANYKEVLETIIHSKKL; from the coding sequence ATGAAAATTAAAACGATCATCGTTGATGACGAACCGTTGGCAGTTGAAATACTGGAAGCTTATGTCCAAAAAATTCCAGAATTGGAATTGGTGGCAACTTGCAACAATGCCATTGAAGCTAATCAGATCCTCGCTAAACACAAAATTGAATTGATGTTTCTGGACATTGAAATGCCGGTCATGCGAGGTACTGATTTTTTAAAAACATTGGACGATGCTCCAAAAGTAATTTTTACGACTGCCTATCCGGAGTTTGCTGTGGAAGGATTTGAATTGAATGCCTTGGACTATTTGTTAAAACCCATTTCATTTGAACGATTTGTGAAGTCGGTCAACAAGGCCATAAAATCTTTTGACCAAACTACAGAACCCGCAAAAGTAGTCGAAGGAAAACCTGAATTTATTTTTGTAAAGGCGGATAAAAGATTGGTCAAGGTCAATTTCGATGAAATTCTATTTGTAGAAGGTCTCAAAGATTATGTAATAATCAGAACAGAACAAAATAAAATCATCACCCTACAGACGATGAAAAGTCTGGAAGAGAAACTTCCCACCCAGACCTTTCTCAGAATACACCGATCTTATATTATCAATTTGGATAGAATCCATGCGCTTGCTACCGGCTCGGTCGAAATCCTGGAAAAGGGTCAGATTAAAAACATACCCGTGGGCGCCAATTACAAGGAAGTCCTGGAGACCATTATTCATAGTAAAAAACTCTAG
- a CDS encoding YqgE/AlgH family protein: MNSSHEIKTGSVLLSDPFMLDPNFKRTVVLIVDHTIEDGTVGFVLNRSTGMKFSDFIEDIGDFDAPVFEGGPVSPNTLHYLHNVGELLEDSIKVCPGIYWGGDFDALKFLIEQKLILPDNIRFFMGYSGWSADQLQGEIAEKSWVLSQMDTNYLFKKYKLDLWKMMMNDKGEHWSAISQMDGDHIFN, from the coding sequence ATGAATTCATCTCACGAAATAAAAACTGGTTCGGTATTGCTGTCTGATCCATTCATGCTGGATCCCAATTTCAAAAGGACCGTGGTCCTGATTGTTGATCATACCATAGAAGACGGTACCGTTGGATTTGTTCTCAATCGCAGTACAGGAATGAAATTTTCTGATTTTATCGAAGACATCGGAGATTTCGACGCACCAGTTTTTGAAGGGGGGCCGGTTTCTCCCAATACCTTGCATTATTTGCACAACGTTGGAGAATTGTTAGAGGACTCCATCAAAGTGTGTCCTGGTATTTATTGGGGTGGTGATTTTGATGCTTTGAAATTTTTAATTGAACAAAAATTGATCCTCCCTGATAACATTCGGTTCTTTATGGGATACAGCGGATGGTCGGCCGATCAGTTGCAAGGAGAAATTGCCGAAAAATCATGGGTTCTTTCGCAAATGGACACCAACTACTTATTTAAAAAATACAAACTGGACCTTTGGAAAATGATGATGAATGACAAAGGGGAACACTGGTCAGCGATCAGCCAAATGGATGGCGATCATATATTCAATTAG
- a CDS encoding sensor histidine kinase — translation MNDISGIELKQQVSHRKWARLLFWSLFFISILSISPSSWSLAHKIMWALCIEIAFILSVYLNLRYFASGLLADQHLVPYIAKLIGLSLLLTPLLMFANQYFCRLYVEPSPAWLKDPKVNFLSMFIITAFSTIVRVPLDWIKIQKEKKELITKNVQTELQFLKNQINPHFLFNTLNNLYALTLKKSDYAPEVVLKLSDMMRYMLYECNEKWVSLSKEIQYIKNYVELERIRLSKQADITVETEGEPEGIYVAPLLFIPFIENSFKHGLKTSLDGAYIKAKFIIRSETVEFIVRNSKSQMMPGFAKKHKVGGIGLTNVRKRLELLYPDLHQLKTEESPDAYEIHLFLFLKPNSEKNEN, via the coding sequence ATGAATGATATCAGTGGAATAGAACTCAAACAACAAGTCAGCCACCGAAAATGGGCAAGGTTGCTATTCTGGAGTCTGTTTTTTATAAGCATTCTTTCCATCAGTCCATCCAGCTGGTCGCTGGCCCATAAAATCATGTGGGCACTCTGCATTGAGATTGCCTTTATACTTTCCGTATATCTAAATCTCAGGTATTTCGCCAGCGGATTGTTGGCCGATCAACATTTGGTACCTTACATTGCCAAATTAATTGGCCTCTCCTTATTGCTCACTCCCCTATTGATGTTTGCCAATCAATATTTTTGCAGACTTTATGTCGAGCCTAGTCCAGCTTGGCTCAAAGACCCAAAGGTGAACTTTTTGAGTATGTTCATCATCACTGCCTTTTCCACCATTGTGAGAGTGCCATTGGATTGGATAAAAATTCAAAAAGAAAAAAAAGAGCTCATTACGAAGAATGTTCAAACGGAATTGCAATTTCTAAAAAACCAAATCAACCCACATTTCTTATTTAATACCCTTAACAATCTATACGCGCTCACTCTTAAAAAATCAGATTATGCACCTGAGGTTGTATTGAAACTTTCAGACATGATGCGATACATGCTCTATGAGTGCAATGAAAAGTGGGTGAGTTTGTCAAAGGAAATCCAATACATCAAAAACTATGTAGAGCTCGAACGAATCAGATTGAGTAAACAAGCCGATATCACAGTGGAAACAGAAGGAGAACCAGAAGGTATTTATGTCGCTCCTCTGCTTTTCATTCCTTTTATAGAGAACAGCTTCAAACATGGTCTAAAAACAAGTCTTGATGGCGCATACATCAAGGCAAAGTTTATCATTAGAAGTGAGACGGTCGAATTTATTGTTCGAAATTCAAAATCTCAAATGATGCCAGGTTTTGCCAAAAAACACAAAGTGGGCGGAATAGGTCTGACCAATGTGCGCAAAAGACTAGAACTACTGTATCCGGATTTACACCAATTAAAAACTGAAGAATCCCCGGATGCTTATGAAATTCATTTGTTTTTATTTTTAAAACCAAATTCAGAAAAAAATGAAAATTAA
- the folE gene encoding GTP cyclohydrolase I FolE: MEENQVLKNQNLVHLYREILESMGENPNREGLLRTPQRAAKAIEFLTEGYQKDPVAILRSALFTEEYSEMVLVKDIEFYSLCEHHMLPFFGHAHIAYIPNGKIVGLSKIPRLVDVFSRRLQVQERLTIEILNALDDTLKPHGVAIVMEAQHMCMMMRGVQKQNSLTTSSAFTGVFKTFETRNEFLTLLGKHYK, translated from the coding sequence ATGGAAGAAAATCAAGTTTTGAAAAATCAAAATCTGGTCCATCTATACCGGGAAATCCTTGAATCCATGGGTGAAAACCCGAATAGGGAGGGCCTTTTGAGGACACCTCAACGGGCGGCAAAGGCAATCGAGTTCTTGACCGAAGGATACCAGAAAGATCCGGTGGCAATCCTACGATCTGCATTGTTTACAGAAGAATACAGTGAAATGGTCTTGGTCAAAGACATCGAGTTTTATTCCTTGTGTGAGCATCACATGTTGCCTTTTTTTGGTCATGCCCACATCGCCTACATACCCAATGGCAAAATTGTTGGCTTGAGTAAAATCCCAAGATTGGTGGATGTTTTCTCGAGAAGGTTGCAAGTGCAGGAGAGATTGACCATAGAAATTCTAAATGCACTGGACGATACCTTAAAACCCCACGGCGTAGCCATTGTGATGGAAGCACAACACATGTGCATGATGATGAGAGGAGTCCAAAAACAAAATAGTTTGACAACTTCATCGGCTTTTACAGGAGTTTTTAAGACCTTTGAGACCCGAAATGAATTTTTGACATTACTCGGAAAACATTATAAGTGA